Proteins co-encoded in one Campylobacter jejuni genomic window:
- the upp gene encoding uracil phosphoribosyltransferase has translation MKNIHCINHPLIEHKLGILRAKETKPFQFRMLIDEISSFLLFEASKDFSLKEIEISTPIQKTTVKKLDEKIMICPILRAALGMLESVFKMIPDASVGFLGFVRNEETLKADFYFQKLPKDAKKRTAIVIDPMFATGGTAIEACNFLKSQGVKKIKFISMLAAPQGLKKFSQMHDDVEVFVACIDEGLNEKGYIIPGLGDAGDRVFNTL, from the coding sequence ATGAAAAATATTCATTGTATCAATCATCCATTGATCGAACATAAATTAGGAATTTTAAGGGCTAAAGAGACAAAGCCCTTTCAATTTCGTATGTTAATCGATGAAATTTCATCTTTTTTGCTTTTTGAAGCGAGTAAAGATTTTTCTTTAAAAGAAATTGAAATTTCAACACCTATACAAAAAACTACAGTAAAAAAACTTGATGAAAAAATTATGATTTGTCCTATTTTAAGAGCTGCATTAGGAATGCTTGAAAGTGTTTTTAAGATGATTCCTGATGCAAGTGTTGGATTTTTGGGATTTGTAAGAAATGAAGAAACTTTAAAGGCGGATTTTTATTTTCAAAAACTTCCCAAAGATGCAAAAAAACGCACTGCTATTGTTATAGATCCTATGTTTGCTACAGGTGGGACTGCTATAGAGGCTTGTAATTTTTTAAAAAGCCAAGGAGTTAAAAAAATAAAATTTATATCCATGCTTGCTGCTCCACAAGGTTTGAAAAAATTTAGCCAAATGCATGATGATGTAGAAGTTTTTGTGGCTTGTATTGATGAAGGTTTAAATGAAAAAGGTTATATTATCCCAGGGCTTGGAGATGCAGGAGATAGAGTGTTTAACACTCTTTAA
- the accB gene encoding acetyl-CoA carboxylase biotin carboxyl carrier protein, whose protein sequence is MTKEEIKELVNLFAEANISKIKIKEQDGFEIELERDMCCDVPAPVCPPVPAPQPINVSVVNEAQPSQSVKSNKPSINSPMVGTFYQAPSPGAAPFVKVGSTVKKGDTIAIIEAMKIMNEIEAEFDCRIAEILVADGQPVEFGMPLFAVEKL, encoded by the coding sequence ATGACAAAAGAAGAAATTAAAGAGTTAGTAAACCTTTTTGCTGAAGCAAATATTAGTAAAATTAAGATCAAAGAACAAGATGGTTTTGAAATAGAACTTGAAAGAGATATGTGCTGCGATGTTCCAGCCCCTGTTTGTCCTCCAGTTCCAGCTCCACAACCTATCAATGTAAGCGTTGTAAACGAAGCTCAACCTAGTCAAAGTGTAAAATCAAACAAACCAAGTATAAATAGCCCTATGGTAGGAACTTTCTATCAAGCTCCAAGTCCAGGTGCAGCACCTTTTGTAAAAGTAGGTAGTACGGTTAAAAAAGGCGATACTATAGCTATTATCGAAGCGATGAAAATCATGAATGAAATTGAAGCGGAATTTGATTGTAGGATCGCTGAAATTTTAGTTGCTGATGGTCAGCCTGTAGAATTTGGAATGCCTTTATTTGCGGTGGAGAAATTATAA
- the gltX gene encoding glutamate--tRNA ligase, translating to MHEKLTTRFAPSPTGYLHIGGLRTALYNYLYARKNGGNFLLRIEDTDLKRNSKEATKAIIEAFKWCGLEHDGEVTYQSERFDLYKEYVKKLLDEGKAYYCYMSKEELEELRAKQEAAKERPRYDGRYREFTGTPPQGIVPVVRIKAPQSSEIVFEDGVKGEVRFKAEDIMDDFIIARSDGTPTYNFTVVIDDALMGVSDVIRGDDHLSNTPKQIVLYEALGFKIPKFFHVAMIHGEDGKKLSKRHGATDVMEYKEMGILPQALLNFLVRLGWSHGDDEVFSLEDLKKLFDPYHINKSASCYNAKKLEWLNAHYIKTLPFEEINRQLKDLGFDLSVYEKAGFLLDLLRERAKTLHDIINGAKSIVNAPQNYDENAVQKFINKNNLELLQAFANTLKDQKTGKDFEDFTNDFLEKKEAKLKDLAQPIRIALIGSAVSPSIFEVLEFLGVDECKKRIENFLKVRGK from the coding sequence ATGCACGAAAAACTTACAACGCGTTTTGCTCCAAGCCCAACAGGGTATTTGCACATAGGTGGACTTAGAACAGCTCTTTATAATTATTTATACGCTAGAAAAAATGGTGGAAATTTTTTACTTCGTATTGAAGATACGGATTTAAAAAGAAATTCCAAAGAAGCTACTAAAGCAATTATCGAAGCTTTTAAATGGTGCGGTTTAGAACATGATGGAGAAGTAACTTACCAATCAGAGCGTTTTGATCTTTATAAAGAATATGTCAAAAAGCTTTTAGATGAAGGCAAGGCGTATTATTGTTATATGAGTAAAGAAGAATTAGAAGAATTGCGCGCCAAGCAAGAAGCCGCCAAAGAACGCCCAAGATATGATGGAAGATATAGAGAATTTACAGGCACGCCACCTCAGGGTATAGTGCCTGTTGTGCGTATTAAAGCACCTCAAAGCAGTGAGATTGTTTTTGAAGATGGGGTTAAAGGCGAGGTGAGATTTAAAGCAGAGGATATAATGGATGATTTTATCATTGCAAGAAGTGATGGAACTCCAACTTATAATTTTACTGTTGTTATTGATGATGCTTTAATGGGGGTAAGTGATGTGATTCGTGGGGATGATCATCTTTCAAATACTCCTAAACAAATTGTGCTTTATGAAGCATTGGGTTTTAAAATTCCTAAATTTTTTCATGTGGCTATGATACATGGAGAAGATGGTAAAAAGCTTTCAAAAAGACATGGGGCAACTGATGTTATGGAATACAAAGAAATGGGAATTTTACCTCAAGCTTTGCTTAATTTTCTTGTGCGTTTAGGTTGGAGTCATGGCGATGACGAGGTTTTTTCACTAGAAGATTTGAAAAAACTTTTTGATCCTTATCATATTAATAAAAGCGCATCTTGTTATAATGCTAAAAAGCTTGAATGGCTTAATGCTCATTATATTAAAACTTTGCCTTTTGAAGAGATTAACCGTCAGCTTAAAGATCTTGGCTTTGATTTATCTGTTTATGAAAAGGCAGGATTTTTACTTGATTTATTAAGAGAGCGTGCAAAAACCTTGCATGATATTATCAATGGTGCAAAAAGTATAGTTAATGCACCGCAAAATTATGATGAAAATGCAGTACAAAAATTTATTAACAAAAATAATTTAGAATTGCTCCAAGCATTTGCTAATACACTTAAAGATCAAAAAACAGGTAAAGATTTTGAAGATTTTACAAATGATTTTTTAGAAAAAAAAGAAGCAAAGTTAAAAGATTTGGCTCAGCCTATACGCATAGCTTTAATAGGGAGTGCGGTAAGTCCTAGTATTTTTGAAGTATTAGAATTTTTAGGGGTTGATGAGTGTAAAAAAAGAATAGAAAATTTTTTAAAAGTTAGAGGAAAATAA
- the salC gene encoding peptidylprolyl isomerase SalC translates to MKKILLSFAFFASLASANTINAIAVVVDKEPITTYDIDQTMKALKIDRNKALGVLINEKMEISQMKQLGIVVNDLELDDAINKMLAQNKTTLNAFKANLKSKNQSYEQFHANFKKDLEKRKLYEKIASMAKTDFSDDGAKKFFEQNKDKFTFYTQINANIYLSNNPQTLENIKNTKKIILKPQNASLNTSNADPRLLGLLSQIPVGGFSPVLNGKNGYELYEVKSKDGAQTPEYEQVKNEVLNAYVSEQRQNFIQDYFDKLRSKINIEYLR, encoded by the coding sequence ATGAAAAAAATTTTATTAAGTTTTGCATTTTTTGCAAGTTTAGCTAGTGCAAATACCATTAATGCTATAGCTGTAGTTGTAGACAAAGAGCCTATCACAACTTATGATATAGATCAAACTATGAAAGCACTTAAAATTGATAGAAATAAAGCTTTAGGCGTACTCATCAATGAAAAAATGGAAATTTCACAAATGAAACAACTAGGTATTGTAGTCAATGATCTAGAGCTTGATGATGCTATAAATAAAATGCTTGCTCAAAACAAAACGACTTTAAATGCTTTCAAAGCAAATTTAAAATCCAAAAATCAAAGCTATGAACAATTTCATGCAAATTTTAAAAAAGACTTAGAAAAAAGAAAGCTTTATGAAAAAATCGCAAGTATGGCAAAAACTGATTTTAGTGATGATGGAGCAAAAAAATTTTTCGAACAAAATAAAGATAAATTCACTTTTTATACACAAATTAATGCAAATATTTATCTATCAAACAATCCTCAAACTTTAGAAAATATCAAAAATACAAAAAAAATAATCCTTAAACCACAAAATGCATCTTTAAACACAAGTAATGCCGATCCAAGACTTTTAGGGCTTTTATCACAAATTCCTGTTGGAGGCTTTTCCCCTGTTTTAAATGGAAAAAATGGCTATGAACTCTATGAAGTTAAAAGCAAAGATGGGGCACAAACTCCTGAATATGAACAAGTTAAAAATGAAGTTTTAAACGCTTATGTAAGCGAACAAAGACAAAATTTCATACAGGATTATTTTGATAAACTCCGCTCTAAAATCAATATAGAATATTTAAGATAA
- the ktrA gene encoding potassium channel family protein — MKNLNYGIIGLGKFGSVVADELIAGGHTVIVADKDEEALKSIQNPPSYAYILDSTNISALKEAGFHDVEVVIVSIGENVEKSILTLMALKDIGVKNIIAKATSNIHGQILSKLGATKVIYPEKESAKRLVKEFLTKDADYEVFDLSANTIRAIKINIDEKLAGNSLKHVAQNMKVISYKKLNSDWEILPDLETTTVYSGDVVILLGTVKELREFEH; from the coding sequence GTGAAAAATCTTAATTATGGAATTATAGGACTTGGAAAATTTGGCTCAGTTGTAGCAGATGAACTCATTGCTGGAGGTCATACTGTTATCGTTGCGGATAAAGATGAGGAAGCTTTAAAAAGCATACAAAATCCTCCAAGCTATGCTTATATTTTAGATTCTACAAATATTTCAGCCCTAAAAGAAGCAGGCTTTCATGATGTTGAAGTTGTTATTGTTAGCATAGGAGAAAATGTTGAAAAATCAATCCTTACTCTTATGGCGCTTAAAGATATAGGTGTTAAAAATATCATTGCTAAAGCAACCTCTAATATCCATGGTCAAATTCTTTCTAAGTTAGGTGCAACAAAGGTTATTTATCCTGAAAAAGAAAGTGCTAAAAGACTAGTAAAAGAATTTTTAACTAAAGATGCTGATTATGAAGTTTTTGATCTTTCAGCAAATACTATACGAGCTATTAAGATCAATATAGATGAAAAATTAGCAGGAAATTCTTTAAAACATGTAGCACAAAATATGAAAGTGATTTCTTATAAAAAATTAAATAGCGACTGGGAAATACTACCTGATTTAGAAACCACGACAGTTTATAGTGGAGATGTTGTAATACTCCTTGGAACAGTTAAAGAACTTAGAGAATTTGAACACTAA
- a CDS encoding MqnA/MqnD/SBP family protein, translating to MIFGKIDYINLLPLHIYLKKYPLPNGYKASMEYKKGVPSKLNKDLFYRRIDAAIISSIESARKKYKNLDLGICANKRVLSVLVEKNTSNAKDPSSATSNALAKVLKQDGKVIIGDKALKLYLKDPSKYIDLCAKWREKTGLPFVFARFSCVQKKALYKQILKKFPKTKIKIPYYILQNYAKTRDLDIKDVRYYLDEVIYHKISTKEKTALKRFVKACKALNLA from the coding sequence ATGATTTTTGGAAAAATTGATTATATTAATCTTTTACCTTTACATATATATCTTAAGAAATATCCCTTACCTAATGGTTATAAAGCAAGTATGGAGTATAAAAAAGGAGTTCCAAGTAAGCTAAATAAAGATTTATTTTATAGAAGAATTGATGCAGCTATCATTTCAAGCATAGAAAGTGCTAGAAAAAAATATAAAAATTTAGATTTGGGTATTTGTGCTAATAAAAGAGTTTTAAGTGTTTTGGTAGAAAAAAATACATCAAATGCCAAAGATCCAAGTTCAGCAACTTCAAATGCTTTAGCTAAAGTATTAAAACAAGATGGAAAAGTAATTATAGGCGATAAGGCTTTAAAGCTTTATCTAAAAGATCCTTCTAAATATATCGATTTATGTGCAAAATGGCGCGAAAAAACAGGATTGCCTTTTGTTTTTGCTAGATTTTCTTGTGTGCAAAAAAAAGCTTTATATAAACAAATTTTGAAAAAATTTCCAAAAACAAAGATTAAAATTCCTTATTATATACTGCAAAATTATGCCAAAACAAGGGATTTAGATATAAAAGATGTTAGATATTATTTAGATGAAGTTATATATCATAAAATTTCTACCAAAGAAAAAACAGCCTTAAAGCGTTTTGTAAAGGCTTGTAAGGCTTTAAATCTTGCTTAG
- the accC gene encoding acetyl-CoA carboxylase biotin carboxylase subunit has product MEIKSILIANRGEIALRALRTIKEMGKKAICVYSEADKDALYLKYADASICIGKARSSESYLNIPAIITAAEIAEADAIFPGYGFLSENQNFVEICAKHNIKFIGPSVEAMNLMSDKSKAKQVMQRAGVPVIPGSDGALAGAEVAKKLAKEIGYPVILKAAAGGGGRGMRVVENEKDLEKAYWSAESEAMTAFGDGTMYMEKYIQNPRHIEVQVIGDSFGNVIHVGERDCSMQRRHQKLIEESPAILLDEKTRTRLHETAIKAAKAIGYEGAGTFEFLVDKNLDFYFIEMNTRLQVEHCVSEMVSGIDIIEQMIKVAEGYALPSQESIKLNGHSIECRITAEDSKTFLPSPGKITKYIPPAGRNVRMESHCYQDYSVPPYYDSMIGKLVVWAEDRNKAIAKMKVALDELLISGIKTTKDFHLSMMENPDFINNNYDTNYLARH; this is encoded by the coding sequence ATGGAAATTAAAAGCATATTAATTGCTAATCGTGGAGAAATAGCACTGCGTGCTTTAAGAACGATTAAAGAAATGGGTAAAAAAGCAATTTGTGTGTACTCTGAAGCAGATAAAGATGCTTTGTATTTAAAATACGCTGATGCAAGCATTTGTATAGGCAAAGCAAGAAGTTCTGAAAGCTATTTAAATATCCCAGCTATTATTACAGCAGCTGAAATTGCTGAAGCAGATGCGATTTTTCCAGGATATGGATTTTTAAGTGAAAATCAAAATTTTGTTGAAATTTGTGCTAAACATAACATTAAATTTATAGGTCCTTCTGTGGAAGCTATGAATTTAATGAGTGATAAATCAAAAGCAAAACAAGTCATGCAAAGAGCAGGTGTACCTGTGATCCCAGGAAGCGATGGAGCTTTGGCAGGAGCTGAAGTGGCTAAAAAACTTGCCAAAGAAATAGGTTATCCTGTGATTTTAAAAGCAGCTGCAGGTGGTGGTGGTCGTGGTATGCGTGTGGTTGAAAATGAAAAAGATCTTGAAAAAGCGTATTGGTCAGCTGAAAGTGAGGCTATGACAGCATTTGGCGATGGAACTATGTATATGGAAAAATACATACAAAATCCACGCCATATAGAAGTGCAGGTTATAGGAGATAGTTTTGGCAATGTGATTCATGTGGGCGAAAGAGATTGTTCTATGCAAAGACGCCATCAAAAACTTATAGAAGAATCCCCTGCGATTTTGCTTGATGAAAAAACACGCACTAGGCTTCATGAAACTGCTATTAAGGCAGCTAAAGCTATAGGATATGAAGGTGCGGGAACTTTTGAGTTTTTAGTAGATAAAAATTTGGATTTTTATTTTATAGAAATGAATACGCGTTTGCAAGTTGAACACTGTGTAAGTGAAATGGTAAGTGGGATTGATATCATAGAACAAATGATTAAAGTAGCAGAAGGTTATGCTTTACCATCTCAAGAAAGTATTAAATTAAATGGGCATTCTATAGAATGTAGAATCACAGCCGAAGATTCCAAAACTTTCTTGCCAAGTCCAGGTAAGATTACTAAATACATTCCACCAGCAGGACGCAATGTAAGAATGGAAAGTCATTGTTATCAAGACTATAGCGTGCCTCCTTATTATGATTCTATGATAGGCAAACTTGTAGTTTGGGCAGAAGATCGTAATAAAGCTATTGCAAAAATGAAAGTAGCTTTAGATGAGTTGCTTATAAGTGGGATAAAAACAACCAAAGATTTTCATCTTTCTATGATGGAAAATCCTGATTTTATTAATAATAATTACGATACAAATTATCTTGCAAGACATTAA
- the ktrB gene encoding TrkH family potassium uptake protein: protein MKQFGLDRRTFKILLAGYIIIALFGALLLHSSWAHTTPIDFLDAFFTSTSAVSMTGLVVKNTAVDFTLAGQIIILVLVQIGGLGYMGIGLFVYILIRKKVGFSARNLLKESLFYPSMDGLFKFFKKVLLFIFTIELIGAILLTMRFALEMNFKKALWFGIFHSISAFNNSGFTIFEHGLIAYKHDIAINLIITSLIIIGGLGYFVLVELYFFQRKKLQNLSLHTKMVVVASIFLIFSSTLIIFAFEYSNPQTIGHFSFFDKILSSYFIAINYRTAGFNTLDMGHLHDASLFFGSLFMVIGGAPGGTAGGMKVTTVMVLLLYAYWSIRDGRVRIFGHEIPRETISKAFIIAVGSAVYIVIAVILLSLLESKFDFIALLFETSSAFATVGISVGNGGTLSLCALFSDPSKVIIIIMMLSGRIGVFAFLLSVFKQDKAIHLKFPEGKVNL from the coding sequence TTGAAACAATTTGGACTAGATAGACGAACTTTTAAAATTTTACTAGCTGGTTATATTATTATTGCATTGTTTGGGGCTTTATTGCTACATTCAAGCTGGGCACATACAACTCCTATTGATTTTTTAGATGCCTTTTTTACAAGCACATCTGCTGTTAGTATGACAGGATTAGTAGTTAAGAACACTGCGGTTGATTTTACCTTAGCAGGGCAAATTATTATCTTAGTTTTGGTGCAAATTGGAGGCTTGGGATATATGGGTATAGGTTTATTTGTTTATATACTCATACGCAAAAAAGTTGGTTTTAGTGCAAGAAATTTACTAAAAGAGTCTTTATTTTATCCATCAATGGATGGTTTATTTAAATTTTTTAAAAAGGTTTTGCTGTTCATTTTTACTATAGAATTGATAGGTGCTATACTTCTCACCATGCGTTTTGCTCTTGAAATGAATTTTAAGAAAGCTTTATGGTTTGGAATTTTTCATTCTATTAGTGCTTTTAATAATTCTGGATTTACTATATTTGAACATGGGCTTATAGCTTATAAACATGATATAGCAATTAATCTTATTATCACTTCTTTGATTATTATTGGTGGGCTTGGATATTTTGTTTTGGTTGAATTATACTTTTTTCAAAGAAAAAAATTACAAAATTTAAGCTTACATACAAAAATGGTTGTTGTTGCAAGTATTTTTCTTATTTTCTCTTCAACGCTTATTATTTTTGCTTTTGAATACTCAAATCCTCAAACTATAGGACATTTTTCATTTTTCGATAAAATTTTAAGCTCATATTTTATCGCTATTAATTACCGCACAGCAGGATTTAACACCTTAGATATGGGACATTTACATGATGCAAGCTTATTTTTTGGATCATTGTTTATGGTTATTGGTGGTGCACCAGGTGGAACAGCTGGGGGTATGAAAGTAACAACTGTAATGGTTTTATTGCTCTATGCTTATTGGAGTATCCGCGATGGAAGAGTTAGAATTTTTGGACATGAAATTCCAAGAGAAACTATATCTAAAGCTTTTATTATAGCTGTAGGTTCAGCTGTTTATATAGTAATAGCTGTTATTTTGCTTTCCTTGCTAGAGTCAAAATTTGATTTTATAGCCTTGCTTTTTGAAACTTCTTCAGCTTTTGCAACCGTAGGAATTTCAGTAGGAAATGGTGGAACTTTATCTTTATGTGCTTTATTTAGTGATCCTAGCAAGGTGATTATCATCATTATGATGCTAAGTGGCAGGATAGGTGTTTTTGCTTTTTTACTCTCGGTATTCAAACAAGACAAAGCTATTCATTTAAAATTCCCTGAAGGAAAGGTTAATTTATAA
- the dcd gene encoding dCTP deaminase, whose product MGLKADNWIRKMALEHKMIEPFCEANIGKGVVSYGLSSYGYDIRVGREFKIFTNVNSTVVDPKNFVEENVVDFEGDVCIVPANSFALARTIEYFKMPDDVLAICLGKSTYARCGIIVNVTPFEPGFEGHITIEISNTTPLPAKIYANEGIAQVLFLQGDEKCDTTYKDKKGKYQAQTGITLPRILK is encoded by the coding sequence ATGGGCTTAAAAGCGGATAATTGGATAAGAAAAATGGCATTAGAACACAAGATGATCGAACCATTTTGCGAAGCAAATATAGGAAAAGGTGTGGTAAGCTATGGACTTTCAAGCTATGGTTATGATATACGCGTAGGGCGTGAGTTTAAAATTTTTACCAATGTTAATTCAACTGTAGTGGATCCAAAAAATTTCGTAGAAGAAAATGTAGTAGATTTTGAAGGCGATGTATGTATAGTTCCTGCAAATTCTTTTGCCCTAGCTAGAACTATAGAGTATTTTAAAATGCCTGATGATGTTTTAGCTATTTGCCTTGGCAAAAGCACTTATGCAAGATGTGGCATCATCGTCAATGTTACTCCTTTTGAACCAGGTTTTGAAGGACATATCACTATAGAAATTTCAAACACTACACCTTTACCTGCAAAAATTTATGCTAATGAAGGCATAGCACAAGTGTTGTTTTTACAAGGCGATGAAAAATGCGACACCACTTACAAAGATAAAAAAGGCAAGTATCAAGCTCAAACGGGCATAACCTTGCCAAGAATTTTAAAATAG
- the mrdB gene encoding FtsW/RodA/SpoVE family cell cycle protein produces the protein MFRLDRRILTHFDYMQPILFLPIILISFFLIFEANPFLAEKQFVYACVGLFAFMVFFFFPIRKFIWIIPVAYWINIFLLLSVDIFGVEKLGAKRWLEIPFTHFTIQPSEIFKPSFILMLAYLIYQNPPPKNGYKLKQFIKLSFYIILPFLLIAKEPDLGSAMVLLLVGFGVLFIMGVHYKIWLSIVIAISVSSPIIYTHLLKPYQKQRIHDFISEKPSYQVAQSMIAIGNGGLTGKSQDEATQTHFKFLPISTSDFIFAYMIERFGFIGGLTLIIFYILLIFHLLSLNYKLKDDYFARVAINCVALFIFIYAAVNISMTISFAPVVGIPLPFFSYGGSSFTIFMIFFGILQHLITFRYFWTDIKAK, from the coding sequence TTGTTTAGATTAGATAGAAGAATTTTAACTCATTTTGACTATATGCAACCCATTTTATTTTTACCCATAATTCTTATTTCATTTTTCTTGATCTTTGAAGCTAATCCTTTTTTAGCAGAAAAACAGTTTGTTTATGCCTGTGTGGGATTGTTTGCTTTTATGGTTTTTTTCTTCTTTCCCATAAGGAAATTTATTTGGATTATTCCTGTTGCTTATTGGATTAATATTTTTTTATTGCTAAGCGTAGATATTTTTGGGGTTGAAAAATTAGGTGCTAAAAGATGGCTTGAAATTCCTTTTACTCACTTTACTATACAACCTTCTGAAATTTTTAAACCTAGTTTTATTTTAATGCTTGCCTATCTTATTTATCAAAATCCTCCTCCAAAAAATGGATACAAACTTAAACAATTCATCAAACTTAGCTTTTACATCATCTTGCCTTTTTTACTAATTGCAAAAGAACCTGATTTAGGAAGCGCTATGGTTTTACTACTTGTTGGTTTTGGAGTGCTTTTTATCATGGGAGTTCATTATAAAATTTGGTTAAGTATTGTTATAGCTATAAGTGTTAGCTCTCCTATTATTTATACACATCTTTTAAAGCCCTACCAAAAGCAAAGAATTCATGATTTTATTTCAGAAAAACCAAGTTATCAAGTAGCCCAATCAATGATAGCTATTGGAAATGGTGGTTTAACCGGAAAATCTCAAGATGAAGCTACGCAAACTCATTTTAAATTTTTACCTATTTCAACTAGTGATTTTATTTTCGCTTACATGATAGAAAGATTTGGATTTATTGGGGGATTGACATTAATTATATTTTATATTTTACTTATTTTTCATCTACTTAGTTTAAATTATAAACTTAAAGATGATTATTTTGCTAGAGTTGCTATTAATTGTGTTGCATTATTTATTTTTATTTATGCGGCAGTAAATATCTCAATGACTATAAGTTTTGCACCAGTAGTTGGAATCCCTTTGCCTTTTTTTAGTTATGGTGGAAGTTCTTTTACTATTTTTATGATTTTTTTTGGAATTTTACAGCATTTAATCACTTTTAGATATTTTTGGACGGATATAAAGGCTAAATAA
- a CDS encoding malic enzyme-like NAD(P)-binding protein produces MNLKEEALKYHLGGKIDIVPSKPMATSYDLSLAYSPGVAEPCLEIAKDNELAYTYTNKANLVAIVSDGSAVLGLGNIGAQASKPVMEGKACLFKKFANVNAYDIEINVHSIEEIVNFCKALAPTVGGINLEDIAAPKCFEIEAALQDLGIPVMHDDQHGTAIISTAGLMNAMEISGKKFKDIKVVVSGAGAAGIASAKMYRNLGVENIILVDSKGVISKDRNDLTPQKLEFAVDSKEKTLKEVLKGADVFLGLSAPKILDDEMVLSMAKDPVIFALANPIPEVMPEDVARLRKDAIVGTGRSDYPNQINNVLGFPFIFRGALDVRASKITENMKVAAAKALADLAKLSVSDAVKKAYNLSTLEFGRDYVIPKPFDERVKAAVSTAVAAAAVKDGVAKVKNFNEKAYFESLK; encoded by the coding sequence ATGAATTTAAAAGAAGAAGCTTTAAAATACCATTTAGGTGGGAAAATTGATATTGTACCAAGTAAGCCAATGGCTACAAGTTATGATCTATCTTTGGCGTATAGCCCAGGAGTTGCAGAACCTTGCCTTGAAATCGCTAAAGATAATGAGCTTGCTTATACTTATACAAATAAGGCTAATTTGGTAGCTATAGTTAGTGATGGTTCTGCTGTTTTAGGACTTGGAAACATAGGAGCACAGGCTTCAAAACCTGTTATGGAAGGTAAGGCTTGTTTGTTTAAAAAATTTGCAAATGTAAATGCTTATGATATAGAAATTAATGTTCATAGTATAGAAGAGATTGTAAATTTTTGCAAGGCTTTGGCTCCGACTGTGGGTGGGATAAATTTAGAAGATATAGCTGCTCCAAAATGTTTTGAAATCGAAGCAGCTTTGCAAGATTTAGGAATTCCTGTAATGCATGATGATCAGCACGGAACAGCTATTATTTCAACTGCAGGGCTTATGAATGCTATGGAGATAAGTGGTAAAAAATTTAAAGACATTAAGGTGGTTGTAAGTGGCGCAGGTGCCGCAGGTATAGCAAGTGCTAAGATGTATAGAAATTTAGGGGTTGAAAATATTATTTTAGTAGACAGCAAAGGAGTGATTTCTAAAGATAGAAATGATTTAACTCCTCAAAAGCTTGAATTTGCTGTTGATTCTAAGGAAAAGACTTTAAAAGAAGTTTTAAAAGGAGCTGATGTTTTCCTAGGGCTTAGTGCGCCAAAAATTCTTGATGATGAAATGGTTTTAAGCATGGCAAAAGATCCTGTGATTTTTGCTTTGGCAAATCCTATTCCTGAAGTGATGCCTGAAGATGTAGCTAGACTTAGAAAAGATGCGATTGTAGGAACAGGAAGAAGTGATTATCCAAATCAAATCAATAATGTTTTAGGTTTTCCTTTTATTTTCCGTGGGGCTTTAGATGTGCGTGCAAGTAAAATCACTGAAAATATGAAAGTAGCCGCTGCTAAAGCATTAGCAGATCTTGCAAAACTTTCTGTAAGTGATGCAGTTAAAAAAGCTTACAATCTAAGCACTTTAGAATTTGGAAGAGATTATGTTATACCAAAACCTTTTGATGAAAGAGTAAAAGCTGCAGTAAGTACAGCTGTAGCAGCAGCTGCGGTAAAAGATGGTGTGGCTAAGGTGAAAAATTTTAACGAGAAAGCTTATTTTGAAAGCTTAAAATGA